One window from the genome of Pyrus communis chromosome 16, drPyrComm1.1, whole genome shotgun sequence encodes:
- the LOC137720115 gene encoding FT-interacting protein 7-like, translated as MNLKLGVEVVAAHDLMPKDGQGAASAFVELHFDHQRYQTTTKEKDLNPVWNESFYFNISDPNNLSNLSLEACIYHHGKGNSKSFLGKVCLTGTSFVPYSDAVVLHYPLEKRGLFSRVKGELGLKVFVTDDPSIRSSNPLPALDASLDRDSRSAHVQSQSQVVPNVNSNMLSNDKAASRHTFHHLPNPNLAQQQNISSAAMQPSVNYGMQEMRSEPQSSKVVRSMYSGSSAQVPDYSLKETSPYLGGGQIVGGRVIPGDRPSGTYDLVEKMQYLFVRVVKARDLPHKDITGSLDPYVEVRVGNYKGTTRHFEKRQNPEWNEVFAFAKDNQQSSVLDVVVKDKNLLKDDFVGLVRFDLHEVPHRVPPDSPLAPEWYRLADKDGRKDKGELMLAVWFGTQADEAFPEAWHSDAIGPDDGSSVAYGHIRSKVYHSPRLWYVRVNVIEAQDLVLHDRSRFPDAYAKVQIGNQVLKTKPVQSRAMNSVWNEDLMFVAAEPFDDHLIVSVEDRVGPSKDETLGRVVIPLNAVERRADDRLIHGRWFNLEKHMSDAMEGEQRKKDKEKFSSRIHLRVCLDGGYHVLDESTHYSSDLRPTAKQLWKSHIGVLELGILNAEGLHPMKTRDGKGMSDTYCVAKYGHKWVRTRTINNSLSPKYNEQYTWEVYDPATVLTVGVFDNSQIGNINGSGRDLKIGKVRIRISTLETGRVYTHNYPLLVLHPSGVKKMGELHLAIRFTCTSFVNMMFKYSKPLLPKMHYTRPLTVMQQDMLRHQAVNIVAARVSRAEPPLRKEVVEYMSDADSHLWSMRRSKANFFRLMSVFSGLLAVAKWFGEVSAWKNPITTVLVHVLFVMLVCFPELILPTVFLYMFLIGIWNWRYRPRYPPHMNTRISYADAVHPDELDEEFDTFPTSRSSDIVRMRYDRLRSVAGRIQTVVGDVATQGERLQALLNWRDPRATILYITFCLVASIVLYVTPFQVLVLLGGVYLMRHPRFRGKMPSAPVNFFRRLPARTDSML; from the coding sequence ATGAACCTCAAGTTAGGGGTGGAGGTTGTGGCTGCCCATGACCTTATGCCCAAAGATGGGCAGGGCGCAGCCAGTGCATTTGTGGAGCTCCACTTTGATCATCAGAGATACCAAACCACTACGAAAGAAAAAGATCTCAATCCTGTTTGGAATGAGAGCTTCTACTTCAACATTTCTGATCCAAACAACCTCTCTAACCTCAGTCTTGAAGCCTGTATTTACCACCATGGTAAAGGCAACTCCAAATCTTTCCTCGGAAAGGTTTGTCTTACTGGGACATCATTTGTTCCATATTCTGATGCTGTTGTTTTGCACTACCCTCTGGAGAAGCGAGGCCTTTTTTCACGCGTTAAAGGAGAGCTTGGTCTAAAAGTTTTTGTTACTGATGACCCGTCTATAAGATCCTCAAATCCACTTCCTGCACTGGATGCGTCTCTGGACAGAGATTCACGGTCTGCACATGTTCAATCACAATCACAAGTTGTTCCAAATGTTAACTCAAACATGTTGTCCAATGATAAAGCTGCGTCGAGACACACATTTCATCACCTTCCAAATCCCAACCTAGCACAGCAGCAGAATATTTCTTCAGCGGCAATGCAGCCGTCAGTGAACTATGGGATGCAGGAAATGAGGTCTGAACCACAGTCTTCTAAAGTTGTTCGCAGCATGTACTCAGGTTCATCAGCTCAAGTGCCTGATTATTCCCTTAAAGAGACGAGCCCTTACCTTGGAGGGGGGCAAATTGTTGGAGGGCGAGTCATACCTGGAGACAGGCCATCTGGCACCTATGACCTTGTTGAAAAGATGCAATACCTGTTTGTACGAGTTGTGAAAGCCCGTGACCTTCCTCACAAGGATATAACAGGTAGCCTTGATCCATATGTTGAAGTAAGAGTTGGTAACTACAAAGGAACTACAAGGCATTTTGAGAAAAGACAGAACCCTGAATGGAACGAGGTATTTGCTTTTGCAAAGGACAATCAGCAATCATCTGTTTTGGACGTTGTAGTCAAAGACAAGAATCTTTTGAAAGATGATTTTGTTGGGTTAGTACGGTTTGATCTCCATGAAGTTCCTCATCGAGTTCCACCAGACAGCCCATTGGCTCCAGAATGGTATCGGCTCGCAGACAAGGATGGAAGGAAGGACAAAGGAGAACTGATGCTTGCAGTATGGTTTGGCACACAAGCTGATGAGGCATTTCCAGAGGCCTGGCATTCAGATGCAATTGGTCCTGATGATGGTTCTTCGGTTGCTTATGGACACATCCGTTCAAAAGTTTACCATTCACCAAGACTATGGTATGTTCGAGTAAATGTGATTGAGGCACAGGACTTGGTTCTGCACGACAGGTCCCGCTTCCCAGATGCATATGCAAAAGTACAGATTGGTAATCAGGTTTTAAAGACAAAACCAGTTCAATCTCGAGCTATGAACTCAGTGTGGAATGAGGACCTGATGTTTGTTGCTGCTGAACCCTTTGACGATCATCTGATTGTTTCAGTTGAAGATCGTGTAGGTCCAAGCAAAGATGAGACCTTAGGAAGGGTAGTTATACCATTGAACGCTGTTGAGAGGCGTGCAGATGATCGATTAATCCATGGCCGGTGGTTTAACCTTGAAAAGCACATGTCAGATGCCATGGAGGGGGAGCAACGgaagaaagataaagaaaagTTTTCCAGTAGAATCCATCTCCGTGTTTGCCTTGATGGAGGGTACCATGTGCTTGATGAGTCAACTCACTACAGCAGTGACCTTCGACCCACAGCTAAGCAGCTATGGAAGTCACATATTGGTGTGTTGGAGCTTGGAATTCTAAATGCTGAAGGGTTGCACCCAATGAAAACAAGGGATGGGAAGGGTATGTCAGACACATATTGTGTAGCAAAGTATGGGCACAAATGGGTTCGTACTCGAACCATAAATAACAGCCTAAGCCCAAAATACAATGAGCAGTACACATGGGAGGTATATGATCCTGCCACAGTTCTCACTGTTGGGGTTTTTGATAACAGTCAGATTGGTAATATAAACGGCAGCGGCAGGGATTTGAAAATTGGCAAGGTCCGGATTCGAATCTCTACCCTTGAGACTGGCCGTGTCTACACACACAATTACCCATTACTAGTCCTTCATCCTTCAGGTGTCAAAAAGATGGGTGAATTGCATCTTGCAATTAGATTTACGTGCACTTCATTCGTTAACATGATGTTTAAATACTCTAAACCACTTTTGCCAAAGATGCATTATACAAGGCCATTGACTGTGATGCAGCAGGATATGTTACGTCACCAAGCTGTCAACATAGTTGCAGCTCGTGTTAGTCGGGCAGAACCACCTCTAAGGAAGGAAGTAGTTGAATACATGTCTGATGCAGACTCTCATCTTTGGAGCATGAGGCGAAGCAAGGCAAACTTTTTCAGACTGATGTCAGTTTTTTCAGGGTTGCTTGCTGTTGCAAAATGGTTCGGAGAAGTCTCTGCGTGGAAGAACCCCATCACTACCGTGCTAGTACATGTTCTTTTCGTGATGCTTGTGTGCTTCCCAGAATTGATTTTGCCAACTGTTTTCCTATACATGTTTCTGATAGGGATTTGGAACTGGAGGTACCGCCCAAGGTACCCTCCTCATATGAACACAAGGATCTCATATGCAGATGCTGTGCACCCTGATGAGCTTGATGAAGAATTTGACACATTCCCCACATCCCGGAGTTCAGATATAGTTCGAATGAGGTATGATCGCTTGAGGAGTGTTGCTGGAAGGATTCAAACTGTGGTGGGAGATGTTGCAACCCAAGGGGAGCGGCTTCAGGCACTTCTCAATTGGCGCGATCCTCGTGCCACTATTTTATATATTACCTTCTGTCTTGTGGCTTCTATTGTGTTGTACGTGACACCTTTCCAGGTTCTGGTTCTTCTTGGTGGTGTTTACCTCATGAGGCACCCGAGGTTCAGGGGTAAGATGCCATCAGCCCCGGTTAACTTCTTTAGAAGGCTGCCAGCAAGGACAGATAGTATGTTGTAA